The DNA sequence CGTTGAATTCATTGATTGCGAAAAACCAGTCAAAGGGGATCAGGACCTCCCGTTCCCTGGTCAAGTTGTAAGCCTCTGTCCAGCGCAAGGGTATGCCGGAAAAGACCTCCTTTGCCCTTTCCAGGTCGTCCGAGTCGTCATGGACCGAACGGGCGATGATTTCAAAGGGGAGCGCCCGGTCACTGATATTTCGGTACTCCTCAACGATAAAATTCCCGGGATTCTTGCTGAAACTGAAGAAGCTGAAACGTTCCGCGAGCTCCATGACCGCGCTTGCCTCCGCCTGCTGTGGAGTGCCTCCTTTTCCCATTTGTTTTTTCGTTCCAATCACCTCTTCTGCTTCCCTTCCGCAAATACTGAAATAGACCGGAATCCCCAGTCTCCCATTGTCGATCCGAAGGGTCGATTGGAGAATATCCAGACCGACCTTCCGGATCTTCTCCTTGAACCGGCGTACGGTTTCCTCGGGAGACCATATCTTGTCCTGGTCTTGAGTGTAACCTTTGTAAGCGTCATTCAAACGGATTTCATGGGTCATTGTTTCTCTCCCCGTATCTACTTTTTGATACAATCCCGGGCGAGTACGTTCTCACCTGAATCTCTCACTTCAAACGCCCTTCTTCAGTCCTTCTTCCCGTCAAGGGCGCGATTGAGGGCTCCCTGCCTATACCCCCCGAGGTCAAGAGCGACATGCAGAAAGCCGATCTCCAGGAGCCTTCGTGCCGTTTCCTGTCGAAGGCTCCCGGAGAGCATCTCGGGGATATCCTTCTCCTCCAGTTCTATCCTTGCCACGGCCCCGTGGTGCCTGACCCGGAACTGCCGGAAACCTTTCCCCGCCAGAAATTCCTCTGCCTCTTCAACCATTCGGAGGTCATCCATTGTAATGGGGCGGCCGTACGGGATCCTGGTGGCCAGGCAGGCTCCAGCAGGCCTGTCCCAGGTTGAAAGTCCCATTTCTCTACTGAGAAACCGAATTTCTTCCTTTCCAAGCCGAGCTTCCAAGAGAGGCGCAAGGATTCCCAGCTCCATTGTCGCACGGTTTCCGGGCCGGTAGTCTTCCATGTCATCGAGATTGGCGCCATGGGCCACCTTCGATATCCCCTTCTCGCGGGCCAGTGAAAGGATCTTTCGGAAGAGATCCCTCTTACACCAGTAACACCTGTCGGGCCCGTTGGCCAAAAATTCGGGGAGCCGCATTTCCCCGGATTCCAGCAAGGTATAGGGAATACCCCTCTCATCAAGAAAGGCGAGGGCTTCATCCAACTCCCGGCGTGGGTGAACAGGCGAGCAGGCCGTCACAGCCATGACCCTATCTCCCAGGGCCTCCTGGGCCGCCGCCAGAAGAAAAGAACTGTCCGTCCCCCCCGAAAAGGCGACCAAAAGAGAATCGAATGACCGGAGGCGCTCGATCAAAACCTTTTTTTTCTCGAAAGCAGTGATTCCTTCATTCATCACACGACAAAAAATCCAGAGTCTCTCCCTGTAGTCTCCCTTGATGGAAATAAAAACCTATAAGGGGATATTTCCCGTAAATTCCGGCGTAAAGCCACCCCCGGCCCTTCTGGCAAAACCGTACTTGTAGCTTGGGGGGCCTTTTGCAAAATCAACTTAGCAGATAGCGGCGGACCTTTCAAAGCAAATATGGACGCTCCATCTTTTCACCTTTGAGGATAAAAAGGCGGATATTCCCCGGGCAAAGGGGAGGGGCGGCTATATGGAAAAAACAGGGTTTATGAGTTCGTGCCCATCCATAAATGGCCAATTTCCGCAATCTCTGCGTCAGGCTCAAATTTTAATCCTCGAAATACTTCAATGTATTCCTGCGGTTAAAATTTTCGCCTTCCTTGACCTTGAACAAATTTTCTCATTTATGGATGGACACGAGTTCATTCCAGGAGGCTCCCTCCTTTATAGCGGGCTCGGGCGATACCGAACGGCCGAAAAGGGCGTGGAAAAAGGACTTTCGGCTGATTTTTGGGTTGAAATTTCATTTTGGATCGATTAATGTTCCCTGGAAATTCCGTTTTATCCTTGAACCACTTTTCAAAAGGAGGAGGAGCTATGAATAAGGGAGATCTGGTCAACGAAGTCGCCAAGGTCGTGAGCACCAAGAAGGAAGCCCAGGCCGCGGTGGATACCGTGTTCGCAAGCATCACCAAGGCCCTCAAGAAGAAAGACACGGTTACACTGGTGGGTTTCGGTACGTTCAAGGTGGAAAAGAGGAAGGCCAGAAAGGGAAGGAATCCCCAGACAGGAGAAGAGATCAAGATCAAAGCCAAAAAGGTTCCCAAATTCACCCCAGGAAAGGCCCTGAAGGACGCCGTCAAGTAGATATCCTCAAAGGAATTCCCGTGAAGCCCCCACCAGTCCCCCCCCTGGTGAGGGCTTTTTTTGAAGCAAATTTGCCGGGACAGGGGGGGGGGAGTAAGGAGCTTTCTTGATAGGGCCAAACCCCGGTAAATTACGAGGGTGGAGGGCTGTCTTTCTTCAAGTTGTCACCATCAAAGGAGGAAAACATGGCGCAAAAGGATACCTATGAAAGACTGGCTGAACGTCTGTCCCTGTTGGGGATGGGATTTCCGAAGGAAGAAACGCTTCTGGATATTCTTCGAGAGAATTTCTCTCCCCTGGAGGCCGAGGCGGCCCTTGCCCTTCCCACCCGCACCACGCCCCTGAACCCCGTGGAACTTGAAGAGATCGAAAAAGCCTCCTCTATTCCAAGAGAAGAATTGAAGGAGATCTTAGAGGGCCTTGTCAGGAAAGGCCTGCTTTATGCCGGAAAAACCGGATCGGGAGAAAGGGGCTATGCTCTCCATCAGGTGGGCTATGGTTTTCCTCAGACCTTTTTCTGGAAGGGAGAGGAGAGCCCCCATGCCCGGAAGATGGCGAAATTGACCGTGAAGTACTTCAACCGCAGGGTCGTGCGGGAGGGCTACACCGCGGATCCCAAACCCTACCGATATGTTCCCGTAAGGGAGGCGATACAAGGCTGGGGCCGGGCGGCGGTCTACCCCCACCACGCCATGGAAAGCGTGATCGACCAGGCGGACGTCCTTGCTGTGGGCCACTGCCCCTGCAGGATCATTTACCGGCTGAACGGAAGGACCTGCACCCATCCGACCGAGGTCTGCATCAAGTTCAACGATCTGGCCCGCTATGTAATCGACCGGGGGCTTGCCCGAGAAATCACCCGGGAAGAGGCCTGGGAGATCATCCGGTTAGCGGAGGAAGCCGGACTGGTTCATTTCGTAGACAATACCGAGAAGAACATACAGCACAACTGTAACTGCTGCGGATGCGCCTGCTGGAATGTCGGGAATATCCGAAGAAGAAAAATTCCCCGGGATGTGCTCATGGCCACATACTTCCTCCGGGAAACCCTGGAGGAGGAATGCACGGGCTGCGGTCTGTGTGCCGAGATATGCCCGGTGGATGCCATTCGAATGGAGGAAGAAAGCCCCGTCGTGGATACCGAATGGTGTATCGGATGCGGGGTATGCGTTACCAAATGCCCGACCGGGGCCGCAAGGATCGAGCTGCGAGCGGACCGCAGCGGTGAACTTCCCGCAAAAACCTTCCAGGGGCTCCACGAAAAAATTCTGAAGGCAAAGGGCCTGGCCTGACCATGAACAGAATTGTCTGTTTATGGATGCACACTATCTCCCTTCTTAACGATATTCCTTCAGTATAAACTGAACCTCTTCCCGCAAGTAGCGGAGGTAGTCCAGTTCCTCCTCGCCTGGCGCGGCCGCCCCGGACTTGATCTCTCTTCTGAGGATATCCAGGTCCCTTTCGAGGTCCAGGATGGCGTTCAACACAAGGTCCCCGTAGTCAGGGGCGGGTTCTGCCACCCCCGGGGCCTCCACGGCCATCTCCCTGGGCTTCAGGATCAGCCTCTCTTTCCACCTCGGCACGTGAACGGAGAGTTTCAAGTCCGCCCGGATTTTTTCCGCCAGGGTCTCGCTGGCCCTGGGTTCACCGTGGACCACAAAGACCCGCGGATTGCTCTCGAAGTGGGAGATCCAGTCCAGGATGTCCGCCTGGTCTGCATGGGCCGAGAAGCCCCCGATGGTGAAGACCTTTGCCTTGACCCGGATGTTTTCTCTGAAAATACGGACCTGCTTGGCCCCGTCCACAATTTTCCTGCCCGTTGTTCCCTGGGCCTGGAAACCCACGAAAACGATACTTGCCCCTTCCCGCCACAGGTTGTGTTTGAGATGGTGTTTGATTCGGCCGGCGTTGCACATTCCGCTGCCCGCGATGACGATGGCGGATCCCGGGGTCTCGTTGATCGCCATGGACTCCTTTGTGCTTTCAGTGAAATGGAGATGGGGCAGATCAAAGGGATCAAATCCCCTGTCCACGATCGCCCTTGCCTCGTCATCATAATACTTCTTGTTTTTACGGAAAATCTCAGTGGCCTTGATGGCCAGGGGGCTGTCCAGGTAGATCGGGATGTCGGGCAGCCGCCCTTCCCTGAAAGACTCGCCCAGGATATACAGGATTTCCTGGGTCCTCTCTACGGCAAATGCGGGGATAAGGATCTTCTCTCCCTTAGAAACGCTGAATTGAACGGCTTCGAGTAGTTCTTCCTTGCTCTCATCGAAGGAACGGTGAAGGCGGTCTCCGTAAGTGGATTCGATGAACAAATAATCGGCGTCAAAAATCTCATGGGGGTCTTTTACGATCAATTGATTCTTTTTTCCGATATCCCCGGAAAAGACTACCTTCAAGGTCTCCCCCCCTTCCTCGACCCAGAGTTCCAGAATAGAAGACCCCAGGATATGTCCCGCGTTTCTCAATCGTGCCCTAATCCCCGGCTCCACTTCCAGGATCCGGTCGCGCTCCACGGGAGCCAGGTACTTCAGGCTGTTTTCGGCATCCCGAGTCGTATAAAGGGGGAGAATACCCCCCCTGTCCTGCCGTCTGTTCTTTCGGGTCTGCCATTCCGCGTCCATCTCCTGGATGTGTGCCGCATCGAGGAGCATGATGGTGCAGAGCTCCGCCGTGGGAGAAGAGGTGATGATCCGGCCCTTGAAGCCGTCCTTTACGAGTTTGGGGATCTTTCCGCTGTGATCGATGTGGGCGTGGGTGAGGAACAGGGTGTTTACAGCACCCGGATCAAAGGCCCAGGGCTCACGGTTCCGGTCCTCCATCTCTCTCCCTCCCTGGAAGAGCCCGCAGTCCACCAGTATCTTCTTTCCCCTGGAACTTTCCACCAGGTAGCAGGATCCGGTCACGGTCCCCGCACCACCGAGGCAGGTCACCTTTAGCATTGACTTCTCCTTTCCTCTTCAGTTCTTCTTGAAATGAAACATATTCTCATCACTCTTCTTGCCCTGTAACGCTTCCAATGGGAAGAAGACAGAAAGAAACCGGCCGAAACACAGAGAACCCGTCGGCCCGGATGGCTGAGCGTATTCGGGGATTCCCGGTTCGCCACGCACAAAAAACCTATGTCGGCTTTTCGATTTCACGTCCTCTTACCGAAACGACCCCAGGCGCCATCTCCGGCTGGAACGCCGAGCCCTTCTCATCACCCGGGAGTAGAATACCGGATGCACTGTCCCAGGTAATTCTTAACAAGAAGGACGCCGGAATCTTCCCCCAGGATATAGCGGGGAAGAAGAGGAATCTTCCCTTTGCCGCCCGGGAGATCCAGGACGAAGTGGGGGATGCACATGCCGGAAGTATGCCCCTGCAAGGCCTCAATGATCCCAAGGCCCCGATCCAGGGGAGTCCAGAAATGGGCGGTGCCCCTCGCAAGGTCCGCCTGAAAAAGGTAGTAAGGTCTTACGCGGATCCTCAAAAGGTTTTGCATCAGGGCCTTCATGATGCCCGGATCATCGTTCACACCCCGCAAAAGGACCGTCTGGCAACCCAGAGGTATGCCGGCATCCGCCAGTCTCCGGCAGGCCTCAGCGGCCTCCGGAGTGACCTCGGCGGGATGGTTGAAATGGGTGTTGATGTATAGGGGATGGAAGGCCTTGAGAATACGCACGAGCCGCGAAGTCACCCGCTGCGGGAGTGTGCAGGGGACGCGGGTGCCGATTCTCAGGATCTCCACGTGGGGGATCTCTCGAAGCGCCTTCAAAATATCAAGAAGTTCCTCGTCCCTGAGCAGCAGGGGATCTCCGCCCGACAGGAGGACGTCTCGAACGGCCTTCGTGCTCCGGATATAGGAAAGTCCCTCCCTTATCGTCTCCTTACTCACCATGGAAGGTCGACCGACCTTTCTTTTCCGGTTGCAAAACCGGCAGTACATGGCGCATTGGGCGGACACGAGGAAGAGGACCCGATCGGGATACCTGTGGGTAAGCCCCGGTACCGGAGAGAGGTCCTCTTCCCCCAGGGGATCCTCGAATCCCCTGGTATCACGGATTTCCCGGAGATCGGGAACGGCCTGCTCATAGAGCCCGTCTCCCTTCTCCTTGATCAACCCAAGGTAGTAAGGATTGATACGCATGGGGTAGCGGGCCGTGACCTCCGAAAGGTCGCCGGTGGCCAGGTGGGCCGGGAGTTCGTCGGGACTCGTGATACTTCGCGCGAGGATCTCCCGCCACGTTTCTCGTGATCTCCCGGGTCTCCGGGTTCTTCGGGGGGCTCTACCGCCCTTTGCCCGCTCAATATGGGAAGAATGATGATAGATGGCGCTCTCCCTCCAGGTGGCCCCACTTGTAATGCAATTCGCCCGGTTTTTCAAGGAACTTAGGGGTACTCACGGCGTCCGGATTCCGGTTCCTCTGCTGCAAGGATGTGGTGAGCGGGTTTTAACATTGATAAAATCTTTGTTTACCTTTAGAATGGCTGAAAATTCAACAGATAGCGAGGCAGAAATGGATTTATTTCAGGCTATCATGGAGAGGAGAAGCACCAGGGCCTTTCTGGAAAAACCCGTGGAAAGAGAAGTCCTTGAATCCCTTTTGACATACGCCATCCAGGCTCCCTCCGCCATCAACATCCAGCCGTGGGAATTGACCGTCGTATCCGGAGAAGAGAAGAAGAGGCTGAGCAGGCTGCTGATAAAGAGGATGCGCGAGAGGAACATTTCCTGCGCTCCCGGGGCCAAAAGACCTTTGCCCGAGTACTTCGTGGACCGCCAGAGGGGCCTGCTGGAGAGCATGCGTCCTTACCTTCCCGAAGAACTGCCATTCCAGGAGTTCGTCAACGAGGGAAGCTGCAATTTTTACGGGGCCCCGACCGCCATCATCGTCTCCATTGACCAGGTATTCTCGAGTGCCCGGCTGACAGACATCGGAATCCTCGTGGGGTATCTCGTCCTGGCCGCCCACGGGCTCGGCCTGGGGACTTGCCCCATCGGCCTGATCACGGCCTTCGGCGATGACATCAAGGAGGAATTGAACCTCTCGGAAGACAAGCAGGTTGTAATAGGTATCGCCGTCGGATACCGGGATCCGGAAGGGCCGATCAACAAGTCCAGGTCCGAAAGGGTCCCTCTCAAGGAAGTGGTGACCTGGCGGGAATAGACCCCTGTCTGAATAGACCCCCGTCTCCCGCTTCCCCCCTTGGCTTCCGGGGCGGACACCTGATTTGATTCACCATGATAGGGGACCCCACCTTTGGGAGGGGGAGCATATCGCACCCGTTTCTCAGGGGATAAACAGGAGAATGGATGGAACCGATCCCATTTCACTGGAAAGGCGGGGAGGCCGTGCCTGGCCGGGATCGGGTACTAGGGTAAACCAACCTGGGAGTCAAGCCGATGAAAAAGAACAAACAGGTGGTCACCTTTCTTGGAAAGGACACGGAATTTGAAGGAAGGCTGAACTTCAACGGAAGCATTCGCATTGACGGTCATTTCAAGGGCGAAATCCACTCCGACGGAAACCTTATCGTGGGGGAAGAAGGGATGATCGAGGCCGATATGCACGTCGGATTCCTCGTGATCCGGGGGGAGGTCCATGGAAACATAATCGCCGATCAGCGCGTCGATATCCGGGCACCGGGTAAGGTTTTCGGAAACGTGCAGGCCCCTACAGTCGTGATCGACGAGGGTGTCATTTTCGAGGGTCAGACCCGGATGTATCAGGCGAGGGCAGTGCAGGCCGACTCATCGGATGTGGTGGATTCGGCCCAGTACGCCGGCGGTCCGCCCCAAAACCTGACGGCGATCTATGGGGTGATCAGCGAAGAGGGGACCGGGAAACCCATACGAAATGCCGAGGTGCGCGTAAAGGGTGACGAGAAAAAGGAGACCCAGTCGAATGCCTCGGGCTATTACGAGCTGATCCACCTCAGGGACGGGAAGTGGAAAGTCAAAGTCAAGGCCAAGGGTTATCGAAAGGTGGAATCGGTGATCGAGATATCCGGCGGCGGCGCCCATAAGCAGGACTTCGCCCTTCAACCCAAAAAGGGCCGTAAAGAGCCTCCCCGGGAAATCCCGACGTAAAACAGCGCACAGGGATCAAAACAGGACCTCCATGAGGCCGTTGATTGAATCCAGCCCCAGGAGTTCCATCCCTTCCTCCCTGCTTGATTCATGCTGGTTGGTAGTGGAAAGAATACACCGGGTAAACCCCATTTTTCTCGCCTCGTTGATGCGCATATGGGGCCGACTCACGGCCCGGATCTCGCCAGCCAAACCGACTTCTCCGAAAAGAACCGTGTTTTCCGCCACCGGCTTATTAATAAAGCTTGATATCAGGGCGGAAATGATTCCCAGGTCCGCCGCGGGCTCATCCACCTTCAGTCCTCCGGCGACGTTCACGAAGATGTCCTGGTCCCCCATCTCAATGCCCAGCCTCTTCCCGAGAACGGCCACCAGAAGCGATATCCGGTTGTGGTCCACGCCGATCGCCGTGCGCCTGGGCATACCCAGGGGACTGGGGCCTACCAAAGCCTGGATTTCCAGCAGGACCGGCCGGGTTCCTTCTATGCAAGGGATGACCACGGACCCGGACGCCCCCTCCGGCCTCTCCTCCAAAAAGATGCGGGAGGGATTGCCCACCTCCTCCAACCCCGTGTCCTTCATTTCAAATACACCGATCTCATTGGTGGATCCGTAGCGGTTCTTTACGGCCCGAAGGATCCGGAAGGCATGGGTCCCGTCTCCCTCGAAATACAGAACCGTGTCCACCAAATGCTCCAGCACCTTGGGTCCTGCGATGGCCCCGTCTTTGGTAACATGGCCGACCAGGAAGGTTGGTGTGCCCGTTTTCTTCGCCCAGGCCAGGAGCCGGGAAGCGACCTCCCTGACCTGGCCCACGCTCCCGGGAGCCGAGGAGAGCAGATCCGTGTAAAGGGTCTGGATGGAGTCCACCACCAGCAGGTCGGGGGGCATCCGCTCCATTCGCTCGAAGAGGTCCTCCAGGCAGGTCCCGGTGAGCACGTAAAGATCGTCTGAATGGACGGAGAGGCGTTCTGCCCGGAGTTTGATTTGCTGGGGGGATTCTTCGCCCGAAAGGTAGAGGGCCTTCAGCCCCTGGGTGGCGAATCTATAGGCGGCCTGGAGCACCAGGGTCGATTTCCCGATGCCCGGATCGCCCCCGATCAACACGAGGGATCCGGGAACAAGGCCCCCGCCCAGGGTACGGTCGAATTCCTGAATGCCGGTCCTGATCCTGAGCTCCGGGTCGAGGGGAACAGCATTGATGGGACGGGGATCCCCCATTTCCCGCAATGGCTCCCTTTCCCTTCCGGACCCCAAGGACTCCTCTACAAGGGAGTTCCACTCGCCGCAGTCGGGGCAGCGTCCCATCCACTTGGGGGATTGGTAGGCACAGTTCTGACATACGAAAAGAATTTTTTTCGACTTCACCATCGGATACCCTGAAAGGCTCTTCATGGAGACCTTTGAAAAACGCCCCCTTTTGCCCAATCTCTGCGCCTGCCTGTGCCGGGCCTATCTGCCGTTCCGACGGGACAGGCAGGCACGGCAGACAGGTCAGACTCAAATTTTAATCCTCGAAATACTCCAATGTATTCCTGCGGTTAAAATTTTCGCCTTCCTTGACCCTTGGACAAAATTGAACATTTTTTAGGTTTTCACCCTCTGCCGGTATCTTGGAAAAGAAACCGGTAGCATTGTTTTTCATGGGAGGGAAGGTGTCAACGAAAATTATGTCTTTTTGAAACCTCAGGGCGAAGAAGGCATCTATAGTACCAGCCCCCGGGGTCACCTTGTTGACAAAGGGCTTGGGCGGTGTTACGGTTTAAGCTGTCATTCAAAGCATTTAGTCATGGAAAGGAGATCTTTCTTATGGGAAACGTAATGGAAGTCACTGACGAAACCTTTGAGGCGGAAATCGAGAAGTCGGAGATTCCCGCCATGGTGGATTTTTGGGCCGATTGGTGTGGGCCTTGCAAAATGATCGGCCCTGTGGTGGAGGAACTCGCTGCCGAATACCAGGGAAAAATCAAGATCGCCAAGATGAATGTGGACAACAACCGCGAAACCCCGGCAAAGTTCGGTATACGAAGCATTCCCACCCTCATCCTGTTCAAGGGAGGGGAAGTCGCCCAGACCATCATCGGGGCTCAACCCAAAAGTTATATCGAGGAAGAGATCAAGAAGGTCCTGTAGATGCACGATGTAATCATCATAGGCGGAGGGCCTGCAGGGTTGACTGCGGGCCTTTACAATGCCCGGGCGAGACTGGATGTCCTGCTTCTTGAAAAGTTGAGTCCAGGAGGCCAGGTACTTACGACCGATTGGGTGGAAAACTACCCCGGTTTCCCTGAAGGCGTCTCCGGATTTGAACTCATGGACAGGATGAGACGCCAGGCCGAAAACTTCGGTCTCGTGATAAAAAACAAGGAAGTACTGGGCCTTGAATTCCACGGGGCCCGGAAAGTGGTCCGAACCTCTGATGAACATCTTGAAGCCAAGGCCCTGATTCTCGCATGCGGGGCGACCCCCAGGAAACTGGGGATCGAGGGAGAGGACCTCCTTGTAGGCAAGGGGGTCTCTTACTGTGCGACCTGTGACGGAGCCTTCTTCCGGGACCAGGAGGTTGCGGTGATCGGTGGAGGGGATACTGCCGTGGAGGAAGCCCTCTTCCTGACACGTTTTGCAAGTAAGGTCACCCTGATTCACCGAAGGGACGCCCTGCGGGCCACAAGGGTATTGCAGGAAAGGGCCATGGCGGAGGAGAAGATTGAATTCCTGTGGGATACAGTGCCTGTGAAGATCCTCGGGAATACCGCCGTGGAAGGGATTGAACTAAGAAATGTCAAGACCGGCGAGACTTCAGAAAAGCAGGTCAAAGGGATCTTTGTCTTCATCGGAACGAATCCCAACACCGAGCTGGTGAAAGGCCTTCTCGAACTGGATGAGAACGGATTCATCGTCACCGACAACAAGATGGAAAGCTCCGTTCCGGGCGTTTTTGCAGCCGGGGACGTTCGCTCCAAGCTTCTTCGCCAAATTTCCACCGCGGTGGGAGAAGGAGCGGCGGCCTCCTTTTCGGCCGAACGGTACCTGGAAGGTCTTGGTTCAGGGTAGGGGGAATGACCATGCCCACATCATGGAAGGTTTTGAAGCTATTGGTTTTAAGTCTTGCTTCGGTTTTCCTCCTCGGAGGATGCTCGATGATCGACGATTATCTCTTCGGGGGGGGGGAAGAAATGAATCCCGCCGAACTCATGGCCCGGGGCATGGAAAAGATGGACAAGGGCCAATACAAAGCGGCCGTAGAGTCCTTTCAAATGATCAAGGACCGATACCCTTACAGCAAATACGCCGTCCTGGCGGAGCTGAGGATGGCCGACGCCCTTTACCGGACGGAAGAATACGATGCCGCCTTTGAGGCCTACGATGAATTCGAAAAACTCCATCCCAAGCACAAGCATATCCCTTACGTCATTTACCAAAAGGGCATGTGCCACTTCAGGCAGATGCGGAGCAACGACAGGGAGCAGTCTCACACCCTCCGGGCAAAGGAGGAATTCGAGCGCCTGATCCGGCGTTTCCCCAGGGATGACTATGCACACCTGGCCCGAAAAAATATACGAAAGTGCCTGATTTTCCTTGCTGAATACGAACTCAACGTGGGCCATTTCTACTTCAAGATGGGAAAATACAAGGCGGCCCTGGCCAGATACGATTATATCATTAAAAATTACCCCGACATGGGACAATACAGCGAGGCCCTGGAATACATCAGCCGATGCAAACAGAAGCTTGCGGAAGGAGAAAAGAAGAAAGAAAAAAAGGGGTGAAAGTGAAAGGTGAGATGTAAGCCTGGGGGCGTTTCGAGAACGAAGCCCCCCCAGGTTGTTTACTTTCGTGAACCTAATGAACCTCCCTCAGGCAAGCCGCAGGGGATCATAAGTTGTTCTGGTC is a window from the Deltaproteobacteria bacterium genome containing:
- a CDS encoding 4Fe-4S binding protein encodes the protein MAQKDTYERLAERLSLLGMGFPKEETLLDILRENFSPLEAEAALALPTRTTPLNPVELEEIEKASSIPREELKEILEGLVRKGLLYAGKTGSGERGYALHQVGYGFPQTFFWKGEESPHARKMAKLTVKYFNRRVVREGYTADPKPYRYVPVREAIQGWGRAAVYPHHAMESVIDQADVLAVGHCPCRIIYRLNGRTCTHPTEVCIKFNDLARYVIDRGLAREITREEAWEIIRLAEEAGLVHFVDNTEKNIQHNCNCCGCACWNVGNIRRRKIPRDVLMATYFLRETLEEECTGCGLCAEICPVDAIRMEEESPVVDTEWCIGCGVCVTKCPTGAARIELRADRSGELPAKTFQGLHEKILKAKGLA
- a CDS encoding polymer-forming cytoskeletal protein, which codes for MKKNKQVVTFLGKDTEFEGRLNFNGSIRIDGHFKGEIHSDGNLIVGEEGMIEADMHVGFLVIRGEVHGNIIADQRVDIRAPGKVFGNVQAPTVVIDEGVIFEGQTRMYQARAVQADSSDVVDSAQYAGGPPQNLTAIYGVISEEGTGKPIRNAEVRVKGDEKKETQSNASGYYELIHLRDGKWKVKVKAKGYRKVESVIEISGGGAHKQDFALQPKKGRKEPPREIPT
- the trxB gene encoding thioredoxin-disulfide reductase; this translates as MHDVIIIGGGPAGLTAGLYNARARLDVLLLEKLSPGGQVLTTDWVENYPGFPEGVSGFELMDRMRRQAENFGLVIKNKEVLGLEFHGARKVVRTSDEHLEAKALILACGATPRKLGIEGEDLLVGKGVSYCATCDGAFFRDQEVAVIGGGDTAVEEALFLTRFASKVTLIHRRDALRATRVLQERAMAEEKIEFLWDTVPVKILGNTAVEGIELRNVKTGETSEKQVKGIFVFIGTNPNTELVKGLLELDENGFIVTDNKMESSVPGVFAAGDVRSKLLRQISTAVGEGAAASFSAERYLEGLGSG
- a CDS encoding nitroreductase, which produces MDLFQAIMERRSTRAFLEKPVEREVLESLLTYAIQAPSAINIQPWELTVVSGEEKKRLSRLLIKRMRERNISCAPGAKRPLPEYFVDRQRGLLESMRPYLPEELPFQEFVNEGSCNFYGAPTAIIVSIDQVFSSARLTDIGILVGYLVLAAHGLGLGTCPIGLITAFGDDIKEELNLSEDKQVVIGIAVGYRDPEGPINKSRSERVPLKEVVTWRE
- a CDS encoding KamA family radical SAM protein; this encodes MERAKGGRAPRRTRRPGRSRETWREILARSITSPDELPAHLATGDLSEVTARYPMRINPYYLGLIKEKGDGLYEQAVPDLREIRDTRGFEDPLGEEDLSPVPGLTHRYPDRVLFLVSAQCAMYCRFCNRKRKVGRPSMVSKETIREGLSYIRSTKAVRDVLLSGGDPLLLRDEELLDILKALREIPHVEILRIGTRVPCTLPQRVTSRLVRILKAFHPLYINTHFNHPAEVTPEAAEACRRLADAGIPLGCQTVLLRGVNDDPGIMKALMQNLLRIRVRPYYLFQADLARGTAHFWTPLDRGLGIIEALQGHTSGMCIPHFVLDLPGGKGKIPLLPRYILGEDSGVLLVKNYLGQCIRYSTPG
- the trxA gene encoding thioredoxin, which codes for MGNVMEVTDETFEAEIEKSEIPAMVDFWADWCGPCKMIGPVVEELAAEYQGKIKIAKMNVDNNRETPAKFGIRSIPTLILFKGGEVAQTIIGAQPKSYIEEEIKKVL
- the larE gene encoding ATP-dependent sacrificial sulfur transferase LarE, producing MNEGITAFEKKKVLIERLRSFDSLLVAFSGGTDSSFLLAAAQEALGDRVMAVTACSPVHPRRELDEALAFLDERGIPYTLLESGEMRLPEFLANGPDRCYWCKRDLFRKILSLAREKGISKVAHGANLDDMEDYRPGNRATMELGILAPLLEARLGKEEIRFLSREMGLSTWDRPAGACLATRIPYGRPITMDDLRMVEEAEEFLAGKGFRQFRVRHHGAVARIELEEKDIPEMLSGSLRQETARRLLEIGFLHVALDLGGYRQGALNRALDGKKD
- the radA gene encoding DNA repair protein RadA is translated as MVKSKKILFVCQNCAYQSPKWMGRCPDCGEWNSLVEESLGSGREREPLREMGDPRPINAVPLDPELRIRTGIQEFDRTLGGGLVPGSLVLIGGDPGIGKSTLVLQAAYRFATQGLKALYLSGEESPQQIKLRAERLSVHSDDLYVLTGTCLEDLFERMERMPPDLLVVDSIQTLYTDLLSSAPGSVGQVREVASRLLAWAKKTGTPTFLVGHVTKDGAIAGPKVLEHLVDTVLYFEGDGTHAFRILRAVKNRYGSTNEIGVFEMKDTGLEEVGNPSRIFLEERPEGASGSVVIPCIEGTRPVLLEIQALVGPSPLGMPRRTAIGVDHNRISLLVAVLGKRLGIEMGDQDIFVNVAGGLKVDEPAADLGIISALISSFINKPVAENTVLFGEVGLAGEIRAVSRPHMRINEARKMGFTRCILSTTNQHESSREEGMELLGLDSINGLMEVLF
- a CDS encoding MBL fold metallo-hydrolase; this encodes MLKVTCLGGAGTVTGSCYLVESSRGKKILVDCGLFQGGREMEDRNREPWAFDPGAVNTLFLTHAHIDHSGKIPKLVKDGFKGRIITSSPTAELCTIMLLDAAHIQEMDAEWQTRKNRRQDRGGILPLYTTRDAENSLKYLAPVERDRILEVEPGIRARLRNAGHILGSSILELWVEEGGETLKVVFSGDIGKKNQLIVKDPHEIFDADYLFIESTYGDRLHRSFDESKEELLEAVQFSVSKGEKILIPAFAVERTQEILYILGESFREGRLPDIPIYLDSPLAIKATEIFRKNKKYYDDEARAIVDRGFDPFDLPHLHFTESTKESMAINETPGSAIVIAGSGMCNAGRIKHHLKHNLWREGASIVFVGFQAQGTTGRKIVDGAKQVRIFRENIRVKAKVFTIGGFSAHADQADILDWISHFESNPRVFVVHGEPRASETLAEKIRADLKLSVHVPRWKERLILKPREMAVEAPGVAEPAPDYGDLVLNAILDLERDLDILRREIKSGAAAPGEEELDYLRYLREEVQFILKEYR
- a CDS encoding HU family DNA-binding protein → MNKGDLVNEVAKVVSTKKEAQAAVDTVFASITKALKKKDTVTLVGFGTFKVEKRKARKGRNPQTGEEIKIKAKKVPKFTPGKALKDAVK